From the genome of Candidatus Defluviilinea proxima:
AATAGGCTCCAACGTGAACGGATTCCACTTTTGCCTGCCAAGTAGATAGCGCAAGATCGCCTTGAGATTCAGCTTATTGGCAAACTCCAAGATAAAGGTCCCGCCAGAGGCGAGAACGTTCTTTACTTGTCCCAACGCCTTGGGCGCATCAGCCATGTGATGCAACACACGGATCATTGTGGCCGCGTCGAACAATCCATTCACAAACGGAAGGCGGTATACATCTGCCGCGACATAGATGTATTGATCTGCTTTGCCTAAACGAGCCTGTGCCTGTTCCAATTGTGTGCGCGAATAATCGAGCAGGACAATACGATCAAAGCCAAGGTAACGAGGGGTGTTTCGTCCAGCACCAGCTCCCAGTTCCAGCATGAGGCGACCTTGTTTGGGCAAAAGCCTTTTTAGGGCAATCGCTTCCGTGCGGTCTTCGTACTGGCGTCCGCCTTGATCCCAAAAGGACTTCTGATAGTCGGAGCCTTCGTAATTACAAACAGGAGGAGTATTAGTCATATGGTTGGTTTGTAGCCTGATTTAATGGTTTTCATTTTGGAATCAGCCAGTTTGCTGGCGAATTTGCAGGAGCAAGCCCTGCATTCCAAAATCTGTTAACTGAAAAGTCGGATAGCGGGAAGTATTTTACCCGACTATCCGACCATGAAACTACGGACTATTAAACTAAAGATTAGTTACCGCTATACCCACGCCCAATGGCACGATAGGTGAATCCGATCTCTCGCATGCGAGCAGGTTCGTAAATATTGCGTCCATCGAAGATCACGGGGGTTTTCAGCAGGTCTTTCAACTTATCAAGGTCAAGTTGCTTGAACTCGTTCCATTCGGTGACAACGATCAGAGCGTCACAACCTTTTGCCAATTCATAGGGATCTTTGCAAAGTTCAACATTTGGCAATATGGGGCGGGCAACTTCCATCGAGACGGGATCATACCCACGCACCTTGGCGCCCGCCGCGATCAAGTCAGCAGAAATATCAATGGCGGGAGCATCGCGCATGTCATCTGTATTGGGCTTGAATGCCAAACCAAGCATACCAATGGTCTTGCCTTTCAAATTGCCGCCGAGCATATTCTCCACATGCTTTGTGACTTCCTTGCGGCGGTCATAGTTGACATTCATCACTTCGTTCAAAATGCGCGGCTCAAGTCCTTTTTCTTTTGCCATATAAGCCAACGCCTGCACATCTTTCGGGAAGCACGAGCCGCCCCACCCAAGGCCTGCATCCAAAAAGTGACGTCCGATACGAGCATCGTAGCCCATGCCTGCGGCAACTTCCTTCACATCGGCGCCAACAACTTCGCACATGTCAGCGAGTTCATTGATGAATGAGATCTTCGCCGCGAGGAAGGCATTGC
Proteins encoded in this window:
- a CDS encoding class I SAM-dependent methyltransferase, producing the protein MTNTPPVCNYEGSDYQKSFWDQGGRQYEDRTEAIALKRLLPKQGRLMLELGAGAGRNTPRYLGFDRIVLLDYSRTQLEQAQARLGKADQYIYVAADVYRLPFVNGLFDAATMIRVLHHMADAPKALGQVKNVLASGGTFILEFANKLNLKAILRYLLGRQKWNPFTLEPIEFVELNFDFHPTAVQNWLKGLGFSIERILTLSHFRVGFLKRIIPTGILVFFDSIFQWTGALWQVTPSVFVKAVVENQASGSVKRELSVLEFFKCPDCSHSPLIDKKEYLECSSCKKKWEVKDGIYDFREALK
- a CDS encoding UDP-glucose/GDP-mannose dehydrogenase family protein codes for the protein MKQICVVGVGYVGLVTAACFADLGNRVVALDVDEKRVENLKKGIMPIYEPGLEELVKRNVKGGRITFTTSYEEALKGAEFAFIAVGTPSGVDGAADLKYVEVAARSIAKAMTAPLVIINKSTVPIGTGDWVADIVKSAQPKPIEFAVVSCPEFLREGSAIGDFMAPHRNVIGSLDRDAANKVAQLHLPLRAPIVITDLRTAEMIKYASNAFLAAKISFINELADMCEVVGADVKEVAAGMGYDARIGRHFLDAGLGWGGSCFPKDVQALAYMAKEKGLEPRILNEVMNVNYDRRKEVTKHVENMLGGNLKGKTIGMLGLAFKPNTDDMRDAPAIDISADLIAAGAKVRGYDPVSMEVARPILPNVELCKDPYELAKGCDALIVVTEWNEFKQLDLDKLKDLLKTPVIFDGRNIYEPARMREIGFTYRAIGRGYSGN